TTCTCTCCCTGGGTCAGGCCATCCGTGGCATTCACTTTCCGGACGACCCGGAGCACCTCGCCCAAAGCCGCCACCGACTGGCCCGGGATGAATTCCTGGCCCTGCAATTGAATGTGCTCCGCCAGAGGGCCCGGCTGCGCGCACACCAAAAGCCGTCCCGGGCCGGCCCGGGAGAACTCACCCGCGAACTGCTGGCCAGCCTACCCTTCAAGCTGACCGGGGCCCAGCAGCGCTCGGTCGAAGAAATCCGGCGAGACCTCGCCTCGACCTGCCCCATGAACCGCCTGCTCCAGGGGGATGTCGGCTCGGGCAAAACCCTGGTGGCCCTCGCCAGCATGCTCTACGCGGTCGAATCCGGCTGGCAAGCCGCCCTCATGGCCCCCACCCAGATTCTAGCGGAACAGCACTACCTCAACTTCGAGCAATGGCTGGCCCCGCTTGGCATTCGGGTGGGACTTCGGACCGGTTCCAAGAAGTCTTCCGACTCCCTGCCCCTGCTAGAAGGGGGGGGAGAGCCGCAAATCCTGGTCGGGACCCACGCTCTTCTATGGGAAAAAGAGGCCTTCGCCAAGCTGGGCTACGTGGTCATCGACGAGCAGCACAAATTCGGCGTGCTCCAGCGCGGTCGCCTCACCGAAAAAGCGGAAGAGGGCCAGCACCCCGACCTCCTCGTCATGACGGCCACCCCCATCCCCCGGACCTTGACCCTGACCGTCTACGGCGATCTGGACGTCTCCCTCATCGACGAGCTACCGCAGGGTCGCGGCAAGATCGTGACCGCCGTCCGCCCGGGCACCAGAACGAAGGAGGCCGCCAAGTTTGTGAAAGAGCACTTGGAACAGGACCGGCAGGCCTACCTCGTGTTTCCCCTGGTGGAAGAAAGCGAGAAAGTCTCGGCCAAGGCCGCCACTCAGGAAGTCGAAAGTTGGAGCCGACTCCTCCACCCGCACGAGGTTGGACTGCTCCACGGGCGGCTGAGCGCCGAGGAAAAACAGGCCACCATGGACGCCTTTCGCCAAGGCCGCTTGGGCGCCCTCGTCAGTACCACCGTCATCGAAGTGGGGGTCGATGTGCCCAATGCCAACGTCATGCTCGTCTTCGATGCCGAGCGCTTCGGGCTGGCCCAGCTTCATCAACTGCGCGGCCGCATCGGCCGGGGCGCTCACAAAAGCTACTGCATCCTCCTGACCGGGAAAAAGGCCGGGGACGAGGCGGCCGAAAAATTGGCGGTCTTGGAAGACACCACCGATGGCTTTCGCGTGGCCGAGGCCGATCTCGAATTGCGCGGCGCGGGCGAGATTCTGGGGACCGCCCAAAGCGGGCACACCAGCGGCCTCCGGCTCGGCAACCTGGTGAGCGACACCGCGCTCGTGCACGAAGCGCGCGCGCTCGCCCAATCCATTCTCGCAGCCGATCCCGATCTCTCCCAGCCCGAACATCGCTTGCTAAAAAAAGCCGTGCGCCGCGTGGAAGCCAACTTCAGCTAGGCCACGCTCCTGGAACGAGGCCAGGTCCAGGCCCGCTCCATCCCGGACTCTCTCGAACGAAAACCGCCACTGGCATCGTTCTCTTCCCTGCCTAGGTTTCTCCCCATGCACGACGCCCTTCGCCGCTCCCTGCTGCTGGCCGCCCTCTTCGGCGCCTCGTTCGTCCTGCTTTATTTCCTCAAGGCCAACGACCAGGAATACAACCTGTTCGATCTCCTTCAGGGGGAAGCCCCGCCCCGCCACCTTCCGGAGGAATTCACCCTTCCGACCACCTCGGCCCTCTCGGAGGAATCCATCCCGGCCCTGCTCCGTTTGGACCAGGAATTCCAGGAAGTTGTGGCCTCGGTCGTTCCCTCGGTCGTGAGCGTGGTGACCCGGCAAACCTTTCTCGAGCAGGGCGTACAGCGAAGCCCCTTCGGCCTCCAGCCCTACCAAAGGCAGAACAATCGGCAAGGCCTCGGCTCGGGAGTGATCGTCAGCCAGGAAGGGCACATCATCACCAATGACCACGTCATTCGCGACCAAGACGAAATCAAAGTCATCCT
This portion of the Verrucomicrobiota bacterium genome encodes:
- the recG gene encoding ATP-dependent DNA helicase RecG — encoded protein: MTPKTPLDTLELPREFQRALQQNGLLTVGQLLRHYPRRHEDRRSFGSFPLGGSGGQALCLYGVVTDAQRRFLRGRGRSFFEATLTSPDNALTPPLILRWFNLPFIHKLLATGQHLVVYGKVKESGKRLVLDHPDYEIVEPDSPDSSLHMRRIVPIYPLKEGLKQRPLRALLARVLESLPLESLAELVPPAFQKGDILSLGQAIRGIHFPDDPEHLAQSRHRLARDEFLALQLNVLRQRARLRAHQKPSRAGPGELTRELLASLPFKLTGAQQRSVEEIRRDLASTCPMNRLLQGDVGSGKTLVALASMLYAVESGWQAALMAPTQILAEQHYLNFEQWLAPLGIRVGLRTGSKKSSDSLPLLEGGGEPQILVGTHALLWEKEAFAKLGYVVIDEQHKFGVLQRGRLTEKAEEGQHPDLLVMTATPIPRTLTLTVYGDLDVSLIDELPQGRGKIVTAVRPGTRTKEAAKFVKEHLEQDRQAYLVFPLVEESEKVSAKAATQEVESWSRLLHPHEVGLLHGRLSAEEKQATMDAFRQGRLGALVSTTVIEVGVDVPNANVMLVFDAERFGLAQLHQLRGRIGRGAHKSYCILLTGKKAGDEAAEKLAVLEDTTDGFRVAEADLELRGAGEILGTAQSGHTSGLRLGNLVSDTALVHEARALAQSILAADPDLSQPEHRLLKKAVRRVEANFS